A portion of the Leifsonia sp. EB41 genome contains these proteins:
- a CDS encoding MarR family winged helix-turn-helix transcriptional regulator: protein MGIADDAVEVRAQGWRTLAALHNFIENELEKALSRAAGLSVVEYTVLDALSRQDGWHMRMQQLARASALSPSATTRLVNRLEERGLLTRIDCLDDRRGIYTELTSGGHELLDSARPVHDDALEAALQEAHSIPELAPLLDALPQLALARS from the coding sequence ATGGGCATCGCCGACGACGCCGTCGAGGTGCGCGCACAGGGCTGGCGCACCCTCGCCGCACTGCACAACTTCATCGAGAACGAGCTGGAGAAGGCGCTCTCCCGCGCAGCCGGCCTCTCCGTCGTCGAGTACACCGTCCTCGACGCACTCAGCCGGCAGGACGGCTGGCACATGCGCATGCAGCAGCTCGCCCGCGCCAGCGCGCTGAGCCCGTCAGCGACCACCCGACTGGTCAACCGCCTGGAGGAGCGCGGCCTCCTGACCCGCATCGACTGCCTGGACGACCGGCGCGGCATCTACACCGAGCTGACCTCCGGAGGCCACGAACTGCTCGACAGCGCCCGTCCGGTGCACGACGACGCGCTGGAGGCCGCCCTCCAGGAGGCGCACAGCATCCCCGAGCTCGCGCCGCTGCTCGACGCCCTGCCGCAGCTCGCCCTCGCGCGAAGCTGA
- a CDS encoding CrcB family protein yields MPARTPLPVHLHWRSVLLVFAGGAIGTTVRYLLSAAVPTVGGIPLITLVINVTGAFVLGWLLEALALRGPDAGRRRDLRLFAGTGILGGYTTYSSFAVDTDGLFVAHNPGGGIGYAVATILIGALASVAGIAAAAALGRRRARRAGAVE; encoded by the coding sequence TTGCCCGCGAGAACCCCGTTGCCTGTGCACCTGCACTGGCGCTCCGTCCTGCTCGTCTTCGCCGGCGGTGCGATCGGCACCACCGTGCGCTACCTGCTGTCGGCCGCCGTGCCGACCGTGGGCGGCATCCCGCTCATCACGCTCGTCATCAACGTGACCGGCGCGTTCGTGCTCGGCTGGCTGCTGGAGGCGCTGGCCCTGCGGGGACCGGACGCCGGGCGGCGCCGCGACCTGCGGCTGTTCGCCGGCACCGGCATCCTGGGCGGGTACACGACCTACAGCTCGTTCGCGGTGGACACGGACGGGCTGTTCGTGGCGCACAACCCCGGCGGCGGCATCGGGTACGCGGTGGCGACGATCCTGATCGGCGCGTTGGCGTCGGTGGCGGGGATCGCCGCTGCTGCTGCGCTCGGGAGGCGACGTGCGCGCCGGGCGGGGGCGGTCGAGTGA
- a CDS encoding NUDIX domain-containing protein, producing the protein MSGEGSTEHDARPGHDVPDSRGRTGLHRTGLDATGNPSVQVTDVEVVSDGWHVLRRTTFDYRGRDGAWVTQARETYDRGNGATVLLYDPAARTLLLTRQFRFPAYVNGHPDGMLVEAAAGLLDGDAPEEAIRREAAEELGVRVGDLRHLFDLFMSPGSVTERVHFYAAEYRPGEIVGGGGVAEEGEEIEPVVVRYDEALAMVADGRIVDGKTVILLQWAALNLF; encoded by the coding sequence ATGAGCGGTGAGGGATCCACGGAGCACGACGCACGACCCGGGCACGACGTCCCGGACAGCAGGGGACGCACCGGGCTGCATCGCACCGGCCTCGACGCGACCGGAAATCCGTCCGTCCAAGTCACCGACGTGGAGGTCGTGTCCGACGGCTGGCACGTCCTGCGCCGGACCACCTTCGACTACCGCGGGCGCGACGGCGCGTGGGTGACGCAGGCGCGCGAGACCTACGACCGCGGCAACGGCGCGACCGTGCTGCTTTACGACCCAGCCGCGCGCACCCTGCTGCTCACCCGGCAGTTCCGCTTCCCGGCGTACGTCAACGGCCACCCGGACGGGATGCTGGTGGAGGCTGCCGCCGGCCTGCTGGACGGGGACGCCCCGGAGGAGGCGATCCGCCGTGAGGCCGCCGAGGAGCTGGGCGTGCGGGTGGGCGACCTCCGCCACCTGTTCGACCTGTTCATGAGCCCGGGCTCGGTGACCGAGCGCGTGCACTTCTACGCGGCCGAGTACCGGCCCGGCGAGATCGTCGGCGGGGGCGGCGTGGCCGAGGAGGGCGAGGAGATTGAACCGGTCGTCGTCCGCTACGACGAGGCTCTCGCGATGGTGGCGGACGGGCGGATCGTGGACGGGAAGACCGTCATCCTGCTGCAGTGGGCGGCGCTGAACCTGTTCTGA
- a CDS encoding response regulator — translation MAVGMWRRRVLVVEDHALMRSLVADAFGQRGFEITTAPSALDALRLVDDADPDLLVTDIDLGSRPNGVELATIVRERAPHVAVMFLSNLSREAAAAQARDTVEGASFVNKGAIGSVAELVDAAEAVLADRPVEHLTGSTGSQGALLRLSPAQRETTRLLAAGLTNAEIARRRGVSVRAVEKSVERVFQALGLTGDDGIAPRVAAATLYTATFGDPGSGL, via the coding sequence GTGGCGGTCGGTATGTGGCGCAGGCGGGTGCTCGTGGTCGAGGACCACGCCCTGATGCGTTCGCTCGTGGCCGACGCCTTCGGGCAGCGCGGATTCGAGATCACCACCGCGCCCTCCGCGCTGGACGCGCTGCGGCTCGTGGACGACGCCGACCCCGACCTGCTCGTGACCGACATCGACCTCGGCTCCCGGCCCAACGGCGTGGAGCTGGCGACGATCGTCCGCGAGCGCGCCCCGCACGTCGCGGTGATGTTCCTCAGCAACCTGTCGCGGGAGGCCGCGGCGGCCCAGGCCCGCGACACCGTCGAGGGGGCCTCCTTCGTCAACAAGGGCGCGATCGGTTCGGTCGCCGAGCTGGTCGACGCCGCGGAGGCCGTCCTGGCCGACCGGCCCGTCGAGCACCTGACCGGCTCGACCGGCTCGCAGGGCGCGCTCCTGCGGCTGAGCCCTGCCCAGCGCGAGACGACCCGGCTGCTCGCCGCGGGCCTCACGAACGCGGAGATCGCACGCCGGCGCGGCGTCTCGGTGCGGGCGGTCGAGAAGAGCGTGGAGCGCGTCTTCCAGGCGCTCGGCCTCACCGGGGACGACGGCATCGCCCCGAGGGTGGCGGCCGCGACCCTCTACACGGCGACGTTCGGCGACCCGGGGTCGGGGTTGTGA
- the crcB gene encoding fluoride efflux transporter CrcB — protein sequence MTPLLVLAVAVAGGLGAVARLVFDGVLRSRFRINFPFGTTVINVTGSFLLGLVTGLALAHGLPPEWRAILGTGFLGGYTTFSTASYETVRLAQQRRYRAALFNGVGMLILALAAAGLGLWLGGLL from the coding sequence GTGACGCCGCTGCTGGTGCTCGCCGTCGCGGTCGCGGGCGGCCTCGGAGCGGTGGCGCGGCTGGTGTTCGACGGCGTGCTGCGCAGCCGGTTCCGGATCAACTTCCCGTTCGGCACGACGGTCATCAACGTGACGGGGTCGTTCCTGCTGGGTCTCGTCACCGGGCTGGCGCTCGCGCACGGCCTGCCGCCCGAGTGGCGGGCCATCCTGGGGACCGGGTTCCTCGGCGGCTACACGACGTTCAGCACCGCGAGCTACGAGACCGTGCGGCTGGCGCAGCAGCGGCGGTACCGGGCGGCGCTGTTCAACGGCGTGGGCATGCTGATCCTCGCGCTCGCCGCGGCCGGACTGGGACTGTGGCTGGGCGGCCTGCTCTGA
- a CDS encoding YciI family protein: protein MAQFAIFIYGNGVAGTPEELAEHDRHSEDLIGDGSLTAAFALAPFTEATSVRGDGVTDGPYTESKEIIAGIGIVEAADREAALAIARRNPATWQGGGVEVREIVGSYIRPGERSDTLLP from the coding sequence ATGGCCCAGTTCGCCATCTTCATCTACGGCAACGGCGTCGCCGGCACTCCCGAGGAGCTCGCCGAGCACGACCGGCACTCGGAGGACCTGATCGGCGACGGATCGCTGACCGCGGCGTTCGCGCTCGCCCCGTTCACGGAGGCGACCTCCGTGCGCGGCGACGGCGTCACGGACGGGCCGTACACCGAGAGCAAGGAGATCATCGCGGGCATCGGCATCGTGGAGGCCGCCGACCGGGAGGCCGCGCTCGCGATCGCCCGCCGCAACCCCGCCACCTGGCAAGGCGGCGGTGTCGAGGTCCGCGAGATCGTCGGCTCGTACATTCGCCCGGGAGAGAGGTCCGATACCCTCCTGCCATGA
- a CDS encoding alpha-mannosidase — MYQQNQLAELRVDRFVRERLTPALERASVPVTVEAWEVPDEPVPFAQAMEGAFEPFAVGRPWGRPWGTVWFRVTGTVPAEWEATADEVELVVDLGFTAGQVGFQAEGLVWATDGTIVKALEPLNNYVRLQAAPGESFELFVEAASNPDVGSDWSFRPTPVGRKSTAPTDSIYTLRRVDVVHRDREVWELIQDIFTARGLAAELPATSPRRAALFAALEDAVTAVDPFDVGANASAGRAALADVLVSPAAATAHRVFAVGHAHIDSAWLWPVRETIRKCARTFSNVLDLMDQDRGFVFACSSAQQFAWMQQFYPELFERIRVRVAEGRFVPVGGMWVESDTNMPGSEAMARQFVEGKRFFLEELGYEPREVWLPDSFGYSGALPQIAREAGMDYFLTQKISWNETNKFPHHTFDWEGIDGTRIFTHFPPVDTYNSILSGGELAHAEQNFADKGRANTSLVPFGFGDGGGGPTREMVAAAARTADLEGSPTVRVAAPSAFFAAARAEFDPAPVWAGELYLEFHRGTYTSQARTKQGNRRSEALLHEAELWAATAAVRAGAAYPAEELREAWRTVLLQQFHDILPGSSIGWVHDQAVENYAAVARSLEDLIGRSLAALAAGATDRDAVANASPYSVDGIAPGAIGVPARGSDARVERDGDGHRLVNDRIAVTVDAEGLIPSIVELATGREVVPAGTRANLLQLFRDTPTQWDAWDVDIEYRLAGEDLTRVESLEVAAETPESVSLRLVRRFGASTVTQTLTLAAGSPALDIETHVDWHERQRMLKLGFPVDVHTTSARSEIQFGHIERPTHTNTSWDVARFETSAHRWVHVAEPGFGVGVANDATYGHDITRHEREGGGTYSLVRQTLLRAPLFPDPEADQGEHTLRSSLVVGGVDEAIEAGYRLNLPLRSAAAAVEPLVASSSAGVVVETVKLAEDGSGDVVVRLYEAHGSRTSTTLAVGFPYERIERTDLLERVTGDAGTTLALRPFELVTLRFVRG; from the coding sequence TTGTACCAGCAGAACCAGCTCGCCGAGTTGCGGGTCGACCGTTTCGTCCGCGAGCGCCTGACGCCCGCCCTCGAACGGGCGTCCGTCCCGGTGACCGTGGAGGCGTGGGAGGTGCCGGACGAGCCGGTGCCGTTCGCGCAGGCGATGGAGGGCGCCTTCGAGCCGTTCGCCGTCGGGAGGCCGTGGGGGCGGCCGTGGGGCACGGTCTGGTTCCGCGTGACCGGGACGGTCCCGGCCGAATGGGAGGCCACCGCCGATGAGGTGGAGCTGGTCGTCGACCTCGGCTTCACCGCGGGCCAGGTCGGCTTCCAGGCGGAGGGGCTGGTCTGGGCGACGGACGGCACGATCGTCAAGGCGCTGGAGCCGCTCAACAACTACGTGCGGCTGCAGGCGGCGCCGGGGGAGTCGTTCGAGCTGTTCGTGGAGGCGGCATCCAACCCCGACGTGGGGTCGGACTGGTCGTTCCGGCCCACGCCGGTCGGCCGCAAGTCGACCGCGCCGACGGACTCCATCTACACGCTGCGACGGGTGGACGTCGTCCACCGCGACCGGGAGGTGTGGGAGCTCATCCAGGACATCTTCACGGCGCGCGGCCTGGCCGCCGAGCTTCCGGCGACCTCCCCGCGCCGCGCGGCCTTGTTCGCTGCGCTGGAGGACGCGGTGACGGCGGTCGACCCGTTCGACGTCGGCGCGAACGCCTCGGCCGGTCGCGCGGCGCTCGCCGACGTGCTGGTGTCGCCCGCCGCCGCGACGGCGCACCGGGTGTTCGCGGTGGGCCACGCGCACATCGACTCCGCCTGGCTGTGGCCGGTGCGCGAGACGATCCGCAAGTGCGCGCGCACGTTCTCCAACGTCCTCGACCTCATGGACCAGGACCGGGGCTTCGTGTTCGCGTGCTCGTCGGCGCAGCAGTTCGCGTGGATGCAGCAGTTCTACCCCGAGCTGTTCGAGCGCATCCGCGTCCGCGTCGCCGAGGGCCGCTTCGTCCCGGTCGGTGGGATGTGGGTGGAGTCGGACACCAACATGCCCGGCTCGGAGGCGATGGCCCGCCAGTTCGTGGAGGGCAAGCGGTTCTTCCTGGAGGAGCTCGGCTACGAGCCGCGCGAGGTCTGGCTGCCCGACTCGTTCGGCTACTCGGGCGCCCTGCCGCAGATCGCGCGCGAGGCGGGGATGGACTACTTCCTCACCCAGAAGATCTCGTGGAACGAGACGAATAAGTTCCCGCACCACACCTTCGACTGGGAGGGCATCGACGGCACGCGCATCTTCACGCACTTCCCGCCGGTCGACACCTACAACTCCATCCTCTCCGGGGGAGAGCTCGCCCACGCCGAGCAGAACTTCGCCGACAAGGGCCGCGCGAACACCTCGCTCGTGCCGTTCGGGTTCGGCGACGGCGGCGGCGGGCCGACCCGCGAGATGGTCGCCGCGGCCGCGCGCACGGCCGACCTGGAGGGCTCGCCGACCGTCCGCGTCGCGGCGCCGTCCGCGTTCTTCGCCGCCGCGCGCGCCGAGTTCGACCCGGCGCCGGTCTGGGCGGGGGAGCTCTACCTGGAGTTCCACCGCGGCACCTACACCTCCCAGGCGCGCACCAAGCAGGGCAACCGCCGCAGCGAGGCGCTGCTGCACGAGGCCGAGCTGTGGGCGGCGACCGCGGCGGTCAGGGCCGGCGCGGCGTATCCGGCGGAGGAGCTGCGCGAGGCTTGGAGGACGGTGCTGCTGCAGCAGTTCCACGACATCCTGCCCGGGTCGTCCATCGGCTGGGTGCACGACCAGGCCGTCGAGAACTACGCCGCCGTGGCGCGCAGCCTGGAGGATCTGATCGGGAGGTCGCTGGCGGCGCTCGCCGCGGGGGCGACCGACCGCGATGCTGTCGCCAACGCCTCGCCCTACAGCGTGGACGGGATCGCGCCCGGTGCCATCGGCGTGCCGGCCCGCGGCTCGGACGCCCGCGTCGAGCGCGACGGCGACGGCCACCGGCTCGTCAACGACCGCATCGCGGTCACGGTCGACGCCGAGGGGCTCATCCCGTCGATCGTGGAGCTCGCGACCGGCCGGGAGGTCGTCCCCGCCGGCACCCGCGCCAACCTCCTCCAGCTCTTCCGGGACACTCCCACGCAGTGGGACGCCTGGGACGTCGACATCGAGTACCGGCTCGCGGGGGAGGACCTCACGCGGGTGGAGTCCCTCGAGGTCGCCGCCGAGACGCCCGAGTCGGTGTCGCTGCGCCTGGTCCGCCGCTTCGGCGCCTCCACAGTGACCCAGACACTGACCCTCGCCGCCGGGTCGCCCGCGCTCGACATCGAGACCCACGTCGACTGGCACGAGCGCCAGCGGATGCTGAAGCTCGGCTTCCCGGTCGACGTCCACACCACGTCGGCGCGCTCGGAGATCCAGTTCGGGCACATCGAGCGGCCGACGCACACCAACACCAGCTGGGACGTCGCCCGGTTCGAGACCAGCGCGCACCGCTGGGTGCACGTGGCGGAGCCCGGCTTCGGCGTCGGCGTCGCCAACGACGCGACCTACGGCCACGACATCACCCGGCACGAGCGCGAGGGTGGCGGCACCTACTCGCTGGTGCGCCAGACCCTCCTGCGCGCGCCGCTGTTCCCGGACCCGGAGGCCGACCAGGGCGAGCACACGCTGCGCAGCTCCCTCGTGGTCGGCGGCGTGGACGAGGCGATCGAGGCGGGCTACCGGCTGAACCTCCCGCTGCGGTCGGCCGCTGCCGCGGTCGAGCCGCTCGTCGCCTCCTCGTCGGCGGGCGTCGTGGTCGAGACCGTCAAGCTCGCCGAGGACGGCTCGGGCGACGTTGTCGTCCGGCTGTACGAGGCGCACGGCTCGCGGACGTCGACCACGCTCGCGGTCGGCTTCCCGTACGAGCGGATCGAGCGCACCGACCTGCTGGAGCGGGTGACCGGCGACGCCGGGACGACGCTCGCGCTGCGCCCCTTCGAACTCGTCACGCTGCGGTTCGTCCGCGGCTGA
- a CDS encoding phage holin family protein yields MTENKAALPRERRRTTRGLRPLPELTRDATAQLKRLLSAELALFKAEMTAKAKAAGVGAGLLVGALVFVFFALGVLVAAAVFAFALIVPGWLAALIVAGILIVLAIIIALIGRGMLKRGMPPVPEDLGPELKADVQALKGERP; encoded by the coding sequence ATGACCGAGAACAAGGCCGCGCTCCCCCGCGAGCGCCGCCGGACCACCCGCGGACTCCGGCCGCTGCCGGAGCTGACGCGCGACGCGACAGCCCAGCTCAAGCGGCTGCTCAGCGCCGAGCTGGCCCTGTTCAAAGCCGAGATGACGGCGAAGGCGAAGGCCGCGGGGGTGGGAGCCGGACTCCTCGTCGGCGCCCTGGTGTTCGTGTTCTTCGCGCTCGGCGTCCTCGTCGCGGCCGCCGTGTTCGCGTTCGCGCTCATCGTGCCCGGTTGGCTGGCGGCGCTCATCGTCGCAGGCATCCTGATCGTGCTGGCGATCATCATCGCCCTCATCGGCCGGGGGATGCTGAAGCGCGGGATGCCGCCGGTCCCGGAGGATCTGGGGCCGGAGCTGAAGGCCGACGTGCAGGCGCTGAAGGGGGAACGGCCGTGA
- a CDS encoding YihY/virulence factor BrkB family protein: protein MAAEASRRRLPWGYILKRTLRSFGQASCTDLAAGLTYFGVLSLFPAMIALVSVLGLVGQSKSGIDALFGMIDQLAPGMLTVIQAPIEALATSPATGVALVIGIVGAIWSASGYVGGFGRALNRVYGVREGRSAFALRPVQLGVTLASLVLIAIVAVLLVISGPVLQALGNVLGVGDAAKTAWSILRWPVVVFALVLLVALLYSATPNIRQPKFRWLTPGAVVAIVLLGVASALFAFYVANFGHYDKTYGTLAGIIVFLLWIWIANVVLLLGAVFDAEIARARLILAGVEVENGYDLPLKSDKAIVKAQDADAADILAVRAMRRKLR from the coding sequence GTGGCCGCTGAGGCCTCCCGGCGCCGCCTGCCGTGGGGCTACATCCTCAAGCGCACGCTGCGCAGCTTCGGCCAGGCGTCGTGCACCGACCTCGCGGCGGGACTCACCTACTTCGGCGTGCTGTCGCTGTTCCCGGCCATGATCGCGCTCGTCAGCGTGCTCGGTCTGGTCGGTCAGAGCAAGTCGGGCATCGATGCGCTGTTCGGGATGATCGACCAGCTCGCTCCCGGGATGCTCACTGTGATCCAGGCCCCCATCGAGGCACTCGCCACCTCCCCCGCCACCGGCGTCGCGCTGGTGATCGGCATCGTCGGCGCGATCTGGTCGGCGTCCGGGTACGTGGGCGGCTTCGGGCGCGCGCTCAACCGGGTGTACGGCGTGCGGGAGGGCCGGTCGGCGTTCGCGCTGCGCCCGGTCCAGCTCGGCGTGACACTCGCGTCGCTGGTTCTCATCGCCATCGTGGCTGTGCTGCTCGTGATCTCCGGGCCGGTCCTCCAGGCGCTCGGCAACGTTCTCGGTGTCGGGGACGCGGCCAAGACGGCGTGGTCGATCCTGCGCTGGCCGGTGGTCGTGTTCGCACTGGTGCTGCTGGTCGCGCTGCTGTACTCGGCGACGCCGAACATCCGACAACCGAAGTTCCGCTGGCTGACCCCCGGGGCCGTCGTGGCCATCGTCCTGCTCGGCGTCGCCTCCGCCCTGTTCGCCTTCTACGTGGCGAACTTCGGGCACTACGACAAGACGTACGGCACGCTCGCCGGGATCATCGTGTTCCTGCTGTGGATCTGGATCGCCAACGTCGTGCTGCTGCTTGGCGCGGTCTTCGACGCGGAGATCGCCCGTGCCCGGCTGATCCTGGCCGGGGTGGAGGTCGAAAACGGCTACGACCTGCCGCTCAAGTCGGACAAGGCCATCGTGAAGGCGCAGGATGCCGACGCGGCCGACATCCTGGCCGTGCGTGCCATGCGGCGGAAACTGCGCTGA
- a CDS encoding LysE family translocator, whose protein sequence is MNPALVAQFWTIGVLLTLTPGADWAYIMGAGVRAKSAAPSILGMLTAYAVVIAAVALGVGALVTRFPVVLTTLTLGGGAYLVWLGITALVKRAEPVGPHGEPIVGSATSQFLRGAGVSGFNPKGLLLLLALLPQFTSPTGMPAAVQMLVLGAIQLADIAVIYTMVALLARRLLRSRPRALVIVGKLSGAMMVLIGVSLLVERFLQH, encoded by the coding sequence ATGAATCCCGCACTGGTCGCGCAGTTCTGGACGATCGGCGTCCTGCTGACGCTGACGCCCGGCGCCGACTGGGCCTACATCATGGGCGCCGGCGTGCGCGCGAAGTCCGCAGCGCCCTCGATCCTCGGGATGCTGACCGCCTACGCAGTGGTCATCGCGGCCGTCGCGCTCGGTGTCGGCGCGCTCGTCACGCGGTTCCCCGTCGTCCTCACGACGCTCACGCTCGGCGGCGGCGCGTACCTGGTCTGGCTCGGGATCACCGCCCTCGTCAAGCGGGCCGAGCCGGTCGGGCCGCACGGCGAGCCGATCGTCGGGAGCGCGACCTCGCAGTTCCTCCGCGGCGCGGGGGTCTCCGGGTTCAACCCGAAGGGCCTGCTGCTGCTGCTCGCGCTGCTGCCGCAGTTCACGTCGCCGACCGGGATGCCGGCGGCGGTCCAGATGCTGGTGCTCGGTGCGATCCAGCTGGCCGACATCGCAGTCATCTACACGATGGTGGCCCTGCTCGCGCGGCGGTTGCTGCGGTCCCGGCCGCGCGCTCTCGTGATCGTGGGGAAGCTGTCCGGTGCGATGATGGTGCTCATCGGCGTGAGCCTGCTCGTCGAGCGGTTCCTGCAGCACTGA
- a CDS encoding universal stress protein, giving the protein MSGIGGKGAGGGGSAGIRPGGVLVAVVPGQPTAVLDAAARLADDLDVPLVCANVDPNRYLVSSYVDGTVVALPYDPDLPEVEDETFDAELESDIREALNGRGVPYSLKQLAGDPAWALARLADEMDARYIVVGTREAGLRGSLREFFNGSVAVHLAHRQHRPVIVVPLAPVSGSGALPWEDPPV; this is encoded by the coding sequence ATGAGCGGCATCGGCGGCAAGGGGGCGGGCGGCGGCGGATCGGCCGGCATCAGACCCGGGGGAGTGCTCGTCGCGGTCGTCCCCGGTCAGCCGACTGCGGTGCTCGACGCGGCGGCGCGGCTCGCCGACGACCTGGACGTCCCGCTGGTGTGCGCCAACGTCGACCCCAACCGGTACCTGGTCTCCAGCTACGTCGACGGCACCGTCGTCGCGCTGCCGTACGACCCCGACCTCCCCGAAGTGGAGGACGAGACCTTCGACGCCGAGCTGGAGTCCGACATCCGGGAGGCGCTGAACGGCCGCGGCGTCCCGTACTCCCTCAAGCAGCTCGCGGGCGACCCGGCCTGGGCGCTCGCCCGCCTGGCGGACGAGATGGACGCGCGGTACATCGTGGTGGGCACGCGCGAGGCGGGCCTGCGTGGCAGCCTCCGCGAGTTCTTCAACGGCTCCGTCGCGGTGCACCTGGCGCATCGGCAGCACCGGCCCGTGATCGTGGTGCCGCTGGCGCCGGTCAGCGGGTCGGGCGCGCTGCCGTGGGAGGACCCGCCGGTATAG
- a CDS encoding RtcB family protein: MERISNRLLNWASLLEDNTRDQAVTTSRMPFIHPHLALMPDAHLGLGATVGSVIPTLGAVMPAAVGVDIGCGMIAVRTQFTRDDVEAAPTPLSALREAIERAIPLSAGGKNNRVVATAEPRVDELTRMAAEVGFDPAGYVKDWQRQLGSLGSGNHFIEVSLDETDTVWLFLHSGSRGVGNRIAGHHITVAQGLMAKWWIDLPDRDLAYLVEGTPEFDAYIAELRWAQHFALLNREEMMDRVIRQTAEYFGTAVLEQERINCHHNFTERERHFSKDVWVSRKGAISAREGQLGLIPGSMGTASYVVAGLGNPLALHSSPHGAGRQYSRSAARRTFTIDQLREAMTGIEFRDTDAFLDEIPQAYKPIDQVMADAADLVEVRHTLRQIVNVKGD; encoded by the coding sequence ATGGAGAGAATCTCGAACCGCCTGCTGAACTGGGCCTCCCTGCTGGAGGACAACACCAGAGACCAGGCGGTCACCACATCGCGGATGCCATTCATCCACCCGCACCTCGCCCTGATGCCGGATGCGCATCTGGGCCTCGGCGCGACCGTGGGCTCGGTCATCCCCACCCTCGGCGCGGTGATGCCCGCTGCCGTCGGCGTGGACATCGGCTGCGGCATGATCGCCGTGCGCACCCAGTTCACCCGCGACGACGTCGAGGCGGCGCCGACGCCGCTGTCGGCACTGCGCGAGGCGATCGAGCGTGCCATCCCGCTCTCGGCGGGCGGCAAGAACAACCGCGTCGTCGCGACCGCGGAACCACGCGTTGACGAGCTCACCCGGATGGCCGCGGAGGTCGGCTTCGACCCGGCCGGCTACGTGAAGGACTGGCAGCGCCAGCTCGGCTCGCTCGGCTCGGGCAACCACTTCATCGAGGTGAGCCTGGACGAGACCGACACGGTGTGGCTCTTCCTGCACTCGGGCTCCCGCGGCGTCGGGAACCGGATCGCCGGGCACCACATCACGGTCGCTCAGGGGTTGATGGCGAAGTGGTGGATCGACCTCCCGGACCGCGATCTGGCCTACCTGGTGGAGGGGACGCCGGAGTTCGACGCGTACATCGCCGAGCTGCGGTGGGCGCAGCACTTCGCACTGCTGAACCGCGAGGAGATGATGGACCGCGTCATCCGGCAGACCGCCGAGTACTTCGGGACGGCTGTGCTCGAGCAGGAGCGGATCAACTGCCACCACAACTTCACGGAGCGCGAGCGGCACTTCAGCAAGGATGTGTGGGTGTCCCGCAAGGGCGCCATCTCGGCCCGCGAGGGCCAGCTCGGGCTCATCCCCGGCTCGATGGGGACGGCGTCCTACGTCGTCGCCGGCCTCGGGAACCCGCTCGCACTGCACTCGTCGCCGCACGGCGCCGGGAGGCAGTACTCGCGGTCGGCCGCGCGGAGGACGTTCACGATCGACCAGCTGCGGGAGGCCATGACGGGGATCGAGTTCCGTGACACGGACGCGTTCCTCGACGAGATCCCGCAGGCGTACAAGCCGATCGACCAGGTGATGGCGGACGCCGCCGACCTGGTCGAGGTCCGGCACACGCTGCGTCAGATCGTCAACGTGAAGGGCGACTGA
- a CDS encoding nuclear transport factor 2 family protein, with protein MADAITSWIDRYRRAWETNDPDDIRALFTEDASYRTEPFAEPWDGHLEIVEGWLDAQDDPGSVDFEWRLLGQDGSQYFVEGVTDYHDGPTYSNLWVVVLADDGRAGEFTEWWMEQQA; from the coding sequence ATGGCCGACGCGATCACGTCCTGGATCGACCGCTATCGCCGCGCGTGGGAGACGAACGACCCCGACGACATCCGGGCCCTCTTCACCGAGGACGCGAGCTACCGCACCGAGCCGTTCGCCGAGCCGTGGGACGGTCACCTCGAGATCGTGGAGGGCTGGCTCGACGCGCAGGACGACCCCGGCTCGGTCGACTTCGAGTGGCGGCTGCTCGGCCAGGACGGGTCGCAATACTTCGTGGAGGGCGTCACCGACTACCACGACGGGCCCACCTACTCGAACCTGTGGGTGGTGGTGCTGGCCGACGACGGCCGAGCCGGGGAGTTCACCGAGTGGTGGATGGAGCAGCAGGCCTGA
- a CDS encoding Lrp/AsnC family transcriptional regulator, translating to MDSLDREILSTLQQDGRISVTELASTVGLSLSACHRRVRELEQSGVIEQYRAVVSPTAVGLTFEAIVFVTVSRTDPDTVGAFEEAVVAIPNVIEAERLFGDPDYMLRILTPSLAAYQELYDGELGGLPGIQRMTSTLVMKRLGSGVSVPLG from the coding sequence ATGGACAGCCTCGACCGGGAGATTCTTTCAACCCTCCAACAGGACGGCCGCATCAGCGTCACAGAACTGGCCTCCACGGTCGGGCTGAGCCTGTCGGCCTGCCACCGCCGGGTGCGCGAACTGGAGCAGTCGGGCGTCATCGAGCAGTACCGCGCGGTCGTGTCGCCGACCGCGGTCGGACTGACGTTCGAGGCGATCGTGTTCGTGACGGTCAGCCGCACCGACCCGGACACGGTCGGGGCGTTCGAGGAGGCGGTGGTCGCCATCCCGAACGTGATCGAGGCCGAACGCCTCTTCGGCGACCCGGACTACATGCTGCGCATCCTGACGCCGAGCCTGGCGGCCTACCAGGAGCTCTACGACGGCGAGCTCGGCGGGCTGCCGGGCATCCAGCGGATGACGTCGACGCTGGTCATGAAGCGGCTGGGGTCGGGGGTTTCGGTGCCGTTGGGGTGA